Proteins from a single region of Pseudopedobacter saltans DSM 12145:
- a CDS encoding N-acetylglucosamine kinase has protein sequence MLLVADGGSAVTDWVLLLENKEILEFSSPGINPFFLSEREIVKVLNAIKILDEYISGITEVHFFGAGCNSPDRRETVTNALTLRFPNAFVNVENDILGSAYATCKDKPGINCILGTGSNISFYDGKILHEGVHGLGYIFDDEGSGTLFGKKLITEFLYKKMPSDLEALFFEEFKVTKEDVIQSIYQKPLPNFYLSSHNIFLKRHIDHPYCSDLLEKGLDDFVRTHILTYKHYKEYVCNFVGPTAFEFQSILKKVCKKHGVNVGIILEKPINELFNFVRNREGF, from the coding sequence ATGTTATTAGTTGCTGACGGGGGATCTGCGGTTACCGATTGGGTGTTGTTGTTGGAGAATAAAGAGATTTTAGAATTTTCCAGCCCCGGAATTAACCCTTTTTTTCTTTCGGAGAGAGAAATAGTTAAAGTTCTCAATGCTATTAAAATACTTGATGAGTATATATCAGGTATAACAGAAGTTCATTTTTTTGGAGCAGGGTGCAACAGCCCGGACCGTAGAGAGACTGTGACAAATGCACTTACTTTAAGATTTCCTAATGCTTTTGTAAATGTAGAAAATGATATACTCGGTTCGGCTTACGCAACCTGTAAGGACAAGCCTGGTATCAATTGCATTTTAGGAACAGGATCAAATATATCTTTTTATGATGGTAAGATTCTCCATGAAGGAGTACATGGGCTAGGATATATATTCGATGACGAAGGATCTGGGACCCTTTTTGGGAAGAAATTAATCACAGAGTTCCTTTATAAAAAGATGCCTTCTGACTTAGAAGCTTTGTTCTTCGAAGAATTCAAAGTGACAAAAGAAGATGTAATTCAAAGTATATATCAAAAGCCATTGCCTAATTTTTACCTTTCATCCCATAATATATTCTTAAAAAGGCATATCGATCATCCATACTGTTCGGATCTTTTAGAGAAAGGATTGGATGATTTTGTAAGGACTCATATATTAACTTATAAACACTATAAAGAATATGTCTGCAATTTTGTGGGGCCAACAGCTTTCGAATTTCAGAGTATTTTAAAGAAGGTTTGTAAAAAACATGGGGTTAACGTAGGGATTATTCTGGAAAAGCCAATCAACGAGCTTTTTAATTTTGTGCGTAATCGAGAAGGGTTTTAA
- a CDS encoding response regulator: MSSYKYKNVLLVDDNHIDNAINEKVISSTFFAEKVYIQQSCEDAIKFLKQLSANPEQLPQVIFVDIKMPVKTGFDFLVEFQQLPFYHKNEVKIVMLSSSLDPTDHKKIDEFNNVSDFYGKPLTADTLKGI; the protein is encoded by the coding sequence ATGTCATCATATAAATATAAAAATGTGCTGCTGGTTGATGATAATCACATAGACAATGCGATTAATGAGAAAGTTATCTCCAGTACTTTTTTTGCGGAGAAAGTGTACATCCAGCAATCTTGCGAAGACGCTATTAAGTTTTTAAAACAGCTTTCTGCTAATCCTGAGCAATTACCACAGGTTATTTTTGTCGATATAAAAATGCCGGTCAAGACGGGTTTCGATTTTTTAGTAGAATTTCAACAATTGCCTTTCTATCATAAAAACGAAGTGAAGATAGTCATGCTATCGTCCTCTCTGGATCCTACAGATCATAAAAAGATCGATGAATTTAATAATGTTTCAGATTTTTACGGAAAACCGCTTACTGCAGATACTTTAAAGGGAATTTAG